In Topomyia yanbarensis strain Yona2022 chromosome 2, ASM3024719v1, whole genome shotgun sequence, one DNA window encodes the following:
- the LOC131680073 gene encoding uncharacterized protein LOC131680073 — protein sequence MAMAQLTFDQASELIQGWYFDMSVEFLADDELNYELTARSVSLSIGLDRSRKRKWLRDQLKVERDDPSGKFPRRVVGDPTVEVEVCTHKFIELKSCLEQEDDEKKVCSTRMVHVGMRLVTVLRDSRGSPNLHSQLQNTVVELAEVLEHFFRGSASSLQSDQQEGNDILAPLDADKADENPRPRVSVLSQDDLDWIHSLQARITDLEADLARRRVVKDAVTQTLPDHARFTSYSQHPDTNFRTFQNYNFPPTKPSNSFDTSSSYHNFQNIPDRTSHSNNIPIPNNTYNIPYHPTRISNPTGAYPEMYNHASAIPSFPKRNSPPMYSGVLHNPYPAPYHNRHTLPVSKWNITKYSGDDQGLKLNEFLEIVQALSQAEHVSEVELFESAVHLFVGSALKWYMAQRTTGRLMNWQHLVFEIKRTYMHPDLDALIKMKIYQRRQQKHESFHEYYFEIEKLFRTMSVQIPDYEKVQILQQNMRVDYKRQMTFIPIVDLETLVAAGQKLDALNFSAYNKVFGTDRNVQVVESSENNSKKKNKNQSQTQQVIDQTAAVSQVNQNRNNSHTSTNSSRPNQLSNKNNQSLPNTQTSQNSSQNTARPDPVAVPSGFNSRPQFTLEELINTHIPPPANTCYNCGRIGHHVAMCRQPRGIFCNTQRVSQDRFLQRTPPPYWVQATRDIYPESTEILQITYPVPHDNRPYAHVKIYGYPVRALLDSGSNHTLISETLFSQLKYKKLHRPSKNVILRSASGDELQIQGQAHLPFAFQGCVKIVPTLVVANLSIDCICGMDFWRKFKIQPAMQNCGGIESTASAAITEHRSSAHILTDDEIMVIENVKKLFLPAQEGKLTLTNQAQHRIVLGEEWKNKPPVRQFPYVMSPKTQDLVAVELERLLGLGILERSNSDWSLNCVPVIKPNKVRLCLDARKINERTVRDAYPLPHPGRILGQLPKAKYLTTIDLSEAFLQVPLDQESRKYTAFCVQGKGLFQYTRMPFGLINSPATLARLMDNVLGHGMLEPYVFVYLDDIVVVTETFEHHERLLVEIARRLREANLSINLEKSKFGVSEIPFLGYLLNTDGLRANPEKVRPIVEYERPNTVTKLRRFLGMANYYRRFILDFSGVTAALTNLLQSKTKTIRWNDDAEQAFCEIKERLISSPVLGSPDFSKEFCIQTDASDVAVAGVLTQEQDGVERVISFYSHKLTTPQKNYHAAEKEALAAILAIDAFRGYIEGYHFTLITDSSALTHILSTKWKVGSRCSRWALNLQQFDMTVKHRKGKENVVPDALSRSIAAVQESSWYASMSDKVARRPDDFVDFKIDDGKLFKFITVNDNPCDTRFEWKMIPPPTEVPNILRQYHDDCFHPGYDRTLARIRQRFYWPKMAVEIRRYVQQCGMCKEVKASSVPVAPAMGNMKIATRPWQIISADFIGPLPRTRRGSQHILVVCDYFSKWVMVQPVRNVSSAPMCAILKDQWFLRNSVPEVIITDNGSSFISKEFKELLDRFKVAHWLNSRYHSQANPVERVNRTINAAIRTYVREDQRLWDTRVSEIEMVLNTSVHSSTGFTPYFINHGHEYSEVGTDHLLTRLDVKLTSEEMEERRSKMFERIYDLVRKNLVKAHNASQHRYNLRHRKFSKSFVDGQLVYRRNMKPSSAAQNYNAKYGQQFLPCRIKAKIGSSSYELEDLKGKSLGIWPAAHLKPG from the exons ATGGCAATGGCACAGCTCACATTCGATCAAGCTAGTGAGCTGATCCAAGGTTGGTATTTTGATATGAGTGTGGAGTTTTTAGCCGACGATGAACTGAATTATGAACTGACTGCCCGTTCTGTCAGTTTGTCTATCGGTCTCGATCGCTCACGAAAACGCAAGTGGCTGCGAGACCAGTTGAAGGTGGAAAGGGATGATCCGTCGGGAAAATTCCCACGAAGAGTAGTGGGTGATCCTACTGTGGAAGTCGAGGTTTGTACGCATAAGTTTATCGAGTTGAAATCGTGTTTGGAACAGGAGGATGATGAAAAGAAGGTTTGTTCCACTAGAATGGTACACGTCGGTATGCGTTTAGTGACTGTGTTGAGGGACTCGCGGGGGTCGCCCAACTTGCACAGTCAATTGCAAAATACGGTGGTTGAATTAGCGGAGGTTCTTGAACATTTCTTTCGGGGTTCTGCTTCGTCTTTGCAGAGTGATCAGCAAGAGGGAAATGATATTTTAGCTCCGTTGGATGCAGACAAAGCAGATGAAAATCCTAGACCGAGAGTTTCCGTTCTTAGTCAGGATGACCTTGATTGGATCCATTCGTTGCAAGCGAGAATTACGGATCTAGAAGCCGATTTAGCTCGACGAAGAGTAGTAAAAGATGCTGTAACTCAAACTCTTCCCGATCATGCTCGATTTACTTCATATTCACAACACCCCGATACAAATTtcagaacatttcaaaactataattttccgCCAACAAAGCCTTCCAATTCATTCGATACTTCATCTAGTTaccataattttcaaaatatcccagATCGTACATCACATTCTAACAATATACCAATTCCCAACAATACATACAATATTCCCTATCATCCGACGAGAATTTCTAATCCTACTGGAGCATATCCCGAGATGTACAACCATGCTTCGGCTATCCCATCTTTCCCTAAACGAAATTCACCTCCCATGTATAGTGGTGTTCTACACAATCCGTACCCCGCACCGTACCACAACCGTCACACTCTTCCTGTGTCCAAATGGAACATAACTAAATACAGTGGTGACGATCAAGGGCTGAAGCTAAATGAGTTTTTGGAAATTGTACAGGCTTTATCCCAAGCTGAGCATGTGTCGGAGGTCGAGCTTTTCGAGTCGGCTGTGCATTTGTTTGTTGGTTCAGCGCTCAAGTGGTATATGGCACAAAGAACCACTGGTAGATTGATGAATTGGCAGCATTTGGTATTTGAAATAAAACGCACCTACATGCACCCTGATTTGGACGCGTtgatcaaaatgaaaatttaccagCGTCGTCAACAAAAACATGAATCTTTCCACGAGTACTATTTCGAAATCGAGAAACTGTTCAGAACCATGAGTGTTCAGATTCCCGATTACGAAAAAGTACAGATTCTACAGCAGAATATGCGAGTAGACTACAAGCGACAAATGACATTTATTCCGATAGTCGACCTTGAAACACTTGTTGCTGCTGGACAGAAATTAGATGCATTAAATTTCTCGGCATACAACAAGGTTTTCGGGACGGACAGGAATGTCCAAGTGGTCGAAAGCTCTGAAAAcaattcgaagaaaaaaaataagaaccAATCCCAGACTCAACAGGTGATAGATCAAACCGCAGCAGTATCTCAGGtcaaccaaaatagaaacaattcaCACACATCCACTAATTCGTCTCGTCCCAATCaactttccaacaaaaacaaccaaTCCTTACCGAACACCCAAACGAGTCAAAATTCGTCTCAAAATACCGCCCGACCAGACCCGGTCGCGGTGCCATCTGGGTTCAATTCTCGTCCACAGTTCACGTTGGAAGAATTGATAAACACGCACATTCCCCCACCGGCCAATACCTGCTACAATTGCGGGAGGATTGGTCATCACGTAGCGATGTGTAGACAGCCTCGGGGCATATTTTGCA ACACCCAACGCGTAAGTCAAGACCGTTTTCTTCAACGTACGCCTCCCCCTTACTGGGTGCAGGCCACCAGAGATATTTACCCAGAGTCTACGGAAATTCTTCAAATTACCTACCCTGTCCCCCACGATAACCGGCCGTACGCACACGTAAAGATTTACGGTTACCCGGTACGTGCTCTCCTGGACAGCGGTAGCAATCATACGCTTATTAGCGAAACCCTTTTTTCGCAATTGAAGTACAAAAAGTTGCATCGTCCCTCCAAAAACGTGATTCTACGGTCTGCAAGTGGAGATGAACTGCAAATTCAAGGTCAGGCTCATCTTCCATTTGCTTTCCAAGGATGTGTGAAAATAGTTCCTACTTTGGTAGTTGCAAATCTGTCCATAGATTGTATCTGCGGAATGGATTTTTGgaggaaattcaaaattcagccCGCGATGCAAAACTGTGGAGGGATTGAGTCCACTGCGTCGGCAGCTATTACCGAACACCGTAGTTCTGCACATATTTTGACCGATGATGAAATTATGGTGATCGAGAATgtcaaaaaacttttccttcctGCTCAAGAAGGGAAATTGACCCTGACCAACCAAGCTCAGCATCGTATCGTGTTGGGAGAGGAATGGAAAAATAAACCACCAGTCCGCCAGTTTCCATACGTGATGTCTCCGAAGACGCAGGATCTGGTAGCCGTCGAGCTGGAACGATTGTTGGGTTTAGGGATTTTGGAACGGAGCAactcggattggtcgcttaactGCGTGCCGGTCATCAAGCCCAACAAAGTTCGGCTCTGTTTGGACGCGCGCAAGATTAACGAGCGGACTGTTCGGGATGCTTATCCGTTGCCTCATCCCGGTCGAATTTTAGGTCAACTTCCCAAGGCTAAATACCTGACCACGATAGACCTGTCTGAAGCATTTCTCCAGGTTCCATTGGACCAAGAATCGCGGAAGTACACGGCCTTTTGTGTACAGGGCAAAGGGCTATTCCAGTACACACGGATGCCTTTTGGGTTGATCAACAGTCCTGCTACGTTAGCACGACTGATGGACAATGTCCTGGGCCACGGGATGCTTGAACCGTACGTCTTCGTCTATCTCGACGACATTGTTGTGGTGACGGAGACATTCGAACACCATGAACGCCTTCTAGTGGAGATTGCACGTCGCTTAAGGGAAGCAAACCTAAGCATAAACCTCGAAAAGTCTAAGTTTGGAGTGTCTGAGATTCCCTTCCTGGGATATCTCCTTAATACAGACGGTCTTCGAGCCAATCCGGAAAAAGTTCGTCCGATTGTAGAATACGAACGGCCCAATACCGTAACAAAACTAAGGAGATTCCTAGGAATGGCTAATTACTATCGGCGCTTCATCTTAGACTTTAGCGGGGTGACCGCTGCACTCACAAACCTtctgcaaagcaaaacaaaaaccatCCGTTGGAACGATGACGCCGAACAGGCATTTTGCGAAATCAAAGAGCGGCTGATATCTTCACCAGTCTTGGGCAGTCCTGATTTCAGCAAGGAGTTCTGTATCCAAACGGATGCTAGTGACGTGGCGGTAGCTGGGGTTCTCACACAAGAACAGGATGGGGTAGAGCGGGTCATTTCATTCTACTCCCATAAACTGACAACGCCCCAGAAGAACTACCATGCCGCAGAAAAGGAAGCGCTTGCAGCCATTCTCGCCATCGATGCATTCCGTGGGTATATTGAGGGTTACCATTTCACCCTAATAACCGATTCTTCCGCGCTGACCCATATACTCAGTACAAAATGGAAGGTCGGGTCACGATGCAGCCGATGGGCGTTGAATCTGCAGCAATTCGATATGACCGTCAAGCATCGCAAGGGCAAGGAGAACGTGGTTCCGGACGCCCTCTCGCGAAGCATCGCAGCTGTTCAAGAATCGTCGTGGTACGCGTCAATGTCCGACAAAGTGGCCCGCCGGCCCGATGATTTTGTAGACTTCAAGATCGACGATGGTAAACTCTTTAAGTTTATCACCGTGAACGATAATCCCTGTGATACTCGCTTCGAGTGGAAAATGATTCCCCCGCCCACCGAAGTTCCAAATATTCTTCGACAGTACCACGACGATTGCTTTCATCCAGGCTACGACAGAACCCTTGCACGGATCCGTCAAAGATTCTACTGGCCTAAGATGGCAGTTGAAATACGGCGGTACGTTCAACAGTGTGGAATGTGCAAGGAAGTCAAAGCTTCTTCCGTCCCTGTTGCACCTGCCATGGGAAACATGAAAATTGCCACCCGCCCTTGGCAAATCATATCAGCGGATTTCATTGGCCCTCTCCCCCGCACTCGTCGCGGTAGTCAGCACATTTTGGTAGTTTGTGACTACTTTTCGAAATGGGTAATGGTTCAGCCTGTGAGGAATGTCAGTAGTGCCCCCATGTGTGcgattttgaaagaccaatggtTCCTGAGAAACTCGGTTCCTGAAGTGATAATCACTGACAACGGAAGCAGTTTCATTTCCAAGGAGTTCAAGGAGCTGTTGGATCGTTTCAAAGTTGCTCACTGGCTCAACTCACGATATCACTCACAGGCAAACCCGGTCGAAAGAGTCAACCGAACTATCAATGCTGCTATCAGGACATACGTGAGGGAGGACCAACGCCTTTGGGACACTCGTGTGTCGGAGATCGAGATGGTTTTGAATACCAGTGTTCACTCGTCGACTGGATTCACACCATACTTCATTAATCACGGTCACGAGTACTCTGAAGTTGGCACCGATCATTTACTCACCCGTCTCGATGTAAAGCTGACTTCGGAAGAGATGGAAGAACGACGATCGAAAATGTTTGAGCGAATCTACGACCTTGTCCGCAAAAATCTGGTGAAAGCTCACAATGCTTCCCAACATCGCTACAACTTACGTCAcagaaaattttccaaatcgtTTGTAGACGGCCAGTTGGTGTATCGGAGAAATATGAAACCGTCAAGTGCGGCCCAGAATTACAATGCCAAgtacggccaacaatttctcccATGCCGCATCAAGGCAAAAATTGGGTCGTCCTCCTATGAGCTGGAAGATTTGAAGGGCAAAAGTTTAGGGATTTGGCCGGCTGCCCATCTAAAACCTGGTTAG
- the LOC131680074 gene encoding uncharacterized protein LOC131680074, whose translation MSSMPLVNQIEPFIPGTIPFAQFLEQLDWVFAHHKVTSEEDQKVSFLATCSREVYSELKLLFPGRDLKTVSFKEITGALRKRYDKTESDLIQRYKFYQRVQGPSESAEDFILAVKLQAEMCHFGEFKDMAIRDKLVCGISDKDLQQRLFDEEDLTLAKAEKLIVNRELAGARAKLISGNSNRNKSKTVKFVDSPAEKPKMTEYQKSLRRRLNRSVSDDEMDCMLISSINRINEPCFRNVYVDGLRLRMEVDCGAAVSVISLEMYEGDFDHIPLQRCDKKLAVINGSRLKVEGQIEVKVELNGRTKTVDLIVLRNGSGFTPLLGRDWLDVFVPDWRKAFGNNINQLSVSPDQIVAEIQS comes from the exons ATGTCAAGTATGCCGTTGGTGAATCAAATTGAACCGTTCATTCCCGGAACGATTCCGTTTGCGCAGTTTCTGGAGCAACTGGATTGGGTGTTTGCGCATCATAAAGTGACCAGTGAGGAAGATCAAAAAGTGTCGTTTTTGGCTACTTGCAGTAGAGAAGTGTACAGTGAGCTGAAGCTTCTTTTTCCCGGAAGGGATTTAAAGACCGTGTCTTTCAAGGAGATTACGGGCGCTCTCAGGAAGCGGTATGATAAAACGGAAAGTGATTTGATTCAACGTTACAAGTTTTACCAACGTGTCCAAGGTCCGAGTGAGAGCGCGGAAGATTTTATACTCGCTGTCAAGCTCCAGGCAGAGATGTGTCATTTCGGAGAGTTTAAGGACATGGCGATTCGCGATAAATTGGTTTGCGGTATTAGCGACAAGGACTTGCAGCAGCGTTTATTCGATGAAGAGGATTTAACGCTGGCTAAAGCGGAGAAACTCATCGTAAACAGAGAATTAGCAGGAGCGAGAGCTAAACTGATCTCTGGCAATTCCAATCGT AACAAGAGTAAGACGGTCAAGTTTGTCGATTCTCCTGCAGAAAAGCCCAAGATGACTGAGTATCAGAAAAGTTTGAGACGTCGTTTAAACAGATCTGTTTCGGATGACGAGATGGATTGTATGCTAATCTCATCGATCAACAGAATTAACGAACCATGTTTTCGCAATGTTTATGTTGACGGTTTGAGGTTGAGAATGGAAGTTGATTGTGGCGCTGCAGTTTCCGTAATCAGTTTGGAGATGTACGAGGGAGATTTCGATCATATTCCGCTACAAAGATGCGACAAGAAGTTAGCAGTGATCAATGGAAGCCGTTTGAAGGTTGAAGGACAGATTGAGGTTAAGGTCGAGCTGAATGGACGCACAAAGACTGTTGACCTAATTGTTTTGCGAAACGGCAGCGGTTTCACTCCATTACTGGGACGAGATTGGTTGGATGTGTTTGTTCCAGATTGGAGGAAGGCTTTCGGAAACAATATTAATCAACTGTCGGTTTCACCAGATCAGATCGTTGCAGAGATACAAA GTTAA